The following are encoded in a window of Candidatus Microthrix parvicella Bio17-1 genomic DNA:
- a CDS encoding enoyl-CoA hydratase/isomerase family protein produces MNQHAGGSDLQKQSEQPWGSVTLSESDGVAVLRLGDGLNTVDGSVLDAVLALLDRLEAAEVPPALVTVGSQRAYCTGYDLEFLAGLEQHAMEFEVERSLDLLARVLTYPGATVAAISGHAFGYGAMLALAHDQRVMRADRGWFCLPEVDLGLEFQPFQLALVRARMTPQAAHRAITTGHRFGAAEAVAAGIVEEVAELEETERRACELAGEGVGKAPAVLKALKAALYAEVLVAPRLGR; encoded by the coding sequence ATGAACCAACACGCCGGCGGGTCGGACCTCCAGAAGCAGTCGGAACAACCCTGGGGTTCGGTGACGCTGTCGGAGTCGGACGGCGTCGCGGTGCTCCGCCTGGGGGATGGCCTGAACACGGTTGACGGCTCGGTGTTGGATGCCGTGTTGGCCCTACTCGATCGGTTGGAGGCGGCCGAGGTGCCACCGGCTCTGGTCACGGTCGGTTCTCAGCGGGCCTACTGCACGGGCTATGACCTTGAATTCCTGGCAGGGCTCGAGCAACACGCGATGGAGTTTGAGGTCGAGCGGTCGTTGGACCTCCTGGCTCGGGTCCTGACCTACCCCGGAGCCACCGTTGCTGCGATATCGGGCCACGCCTTTGGTTACGGGGCCATGCTGGCCCTGGCCCACGATCAGCGTGTGATGCGCGCCGACCGCGGCTGGTTCTGTCTGCCGGAGGTGGACCTGGGGCTCGAGTTCCAGCCGTTCCAGTTGGCGCTGGTTCGGGCCCGGATGACACCTCAGGCGGCCCATCGGGCCATCACCACCGGGCACCGGTTCGGCGCTGCCGAAGCGGTGGCCGCAGGCATCGTCGAGGAGGTGGCCGAACTCGAAGAGACGGAGCGTCGAGCTTGCGAACTGGCTGGTGAGGGAGTCGGAAAGGCACCCGCCGTTTTGAAGGCCTTGAAGGCGGCGTTGTACGCCGAGGTGCTGGTGGCGCCCCGTCTTGGTCGTTGA
- a CDS encoding DUF2505 domain-containing protein — MTMTHDFDHPIDEVWAMFSDPAAHVAKFEAMGHRDIEVIEEESSDDGLRMVIKRVTDLDVPSIAKKVLPSSPTVTTDDVWKDHGDGTYGGHFAVQMDGVPQRTKGTTSLTANDDGTTHYEVEIDVSVKVPLIGDKIAKASKGELEKQLNAEFAAGDAWLAQA; from the coding sequence ATGACCATGACCCACGACTTCGACCATCCCATCGACGAGGTCTGGGCGATGTTCTCAGACCCGGCCGCCCACGTGGCGAAATTTGAGGCGATGGGACACCGCGACATCGAGGTGATCGAAGAGGAGTCCTCCGATGATGGGCTGCGCATGGTGATCAAGCGGGTCACCGACCTTGACGTCCCCTCGATCGCCAAGAAGGTGCTGCCCTCCAGCCCAACCGTGACCACCGACGACGTGTGGAAGGACCACGGCGACGGCACCTACGGCGGACATTTCGCGGTCCAGATGGACGGCGTGCCCCAGCGGACCAAGGGCACCACCAGCCTGACCGCCAACGACGACGGCACCACGCACTACGAGGTGGAAATCGACGTTTCGGTGAAGGTGCCGCTGATCGGCGACAAGATCGCCAAGGCGTCCAAAGGCGAGCTGGAGAAGCAGCTCAACGCCGAATTCGCCGCCGGTGACGCCTGGCTTGCACAGGCCTGA
- a CDS encoding Zn-dependent alcohol dehydrogenase, whose protein sequence is MRGIVFDGAKASVRDDIELRDLRAGEVRVRIEAAGLCHSDVSVIDGTIQFPPPVVLGHEGAGVVVGVAPDVTNLAEGDHVVLSTLGNCGTCAECARGKPTFCRANAGRLGRPFTVGGQKAFQFANTSAFVEETVVKATSAIAIPKEMPLTSASLVGCGVITGVGAVINRAKVSHGESAVVIGVGGIGLNVVQGLALSDALPIIAVDTNPAKEQLAREFGATHFICAGEGVDLVEAIREIRPNGVNYVFECVGSTALIRQSTDMLDFGGTVVMVGVPKMGAEASFVVNTMYNDKSITGCRYGSSRPAYDIPMLIRLYQAGRLKLDELVSATYPLEDFNKALDELHEGKLARGVLSVSG, encoded by the coding sequence TTGAGAGGCATCGTGTTCGACGGTGCCAAGGCGTCGGTTCGCGATGACATCGAACTTCGCGACCTGCGCGCCGGTGAGGTTCGGGTGCGAATCGAAGCGGCCGGGTTGTGTCACAGCGACGTGTCGGTGATCGACGGAACGATCCAGTTTCCACCGCCGGTGGTGCTGGGGCACGAGGGTGCCGGTGTCGTCGTGGGCGTTGCCCCTGACGTCACCAACCTGGCCGAGGGCGATCACGTGGTGCTGAGCACGCTTGGCAACTGCGGCACATGCGCGGAATGCGCCCGGGGCAAGCCGACGTTTTGCCGGGCCAACGCCGGTCGACTCGGTCGACCGTTCACGGTCGGAGGTCAGAAGGCATTTCAATTCGCCAACACGTCGGCCTTCGTCGAGGAGACGGTGGTGAAGGCCACGTCGGCCATCGCCATCCCGAAGGAGATGCCGCTGACCTCTGCGTCGCTGGTTGGCTGTGGCGTGATCACCGGTGTGGGTGCCGTGATCAACCGGGCCAAGGTCAGCCACGGCGAGTCGGCGGTTGTCATCGGCGTCGGTGGCATCGGCCTCAACGTGGTGCAGGGTCTGGCGCTGTCCGATGCGCTGCCGATCATTGCGGTGGACACCAACCCCGCCAAGGAACAGTTGGCCCGCGAGTTCGGCGCCACCCACTTCATCTGCGCGGGTGAGGGCGTCGACCTGGTCGAGGCCATCAGGGAGATCCGCCCCAACGGCGTCAATTACGTGTTCGAATGCGTGGGCTCGACCGCGTTGATCCGTCAATCCACCGACATGTTGGACTTCGGCGGAACCGTGGTGATGGTGGGTGTGCCCAAGATGGGTGCCGAAGCGAGCTTTGTAGTGAACACCATGTACAACGACAAGTCGATCACCGGCTGCCGTTACGGCTCGTCCCGTCCCGCCTACGACATCCCCATGCTGATTCGCCTCTACCAGGCGGGTCGCCTGAAGCTGGACGAGCTGGTCAGCGCCACGTATCCGCTGGAGGACTTCAACAAGGCGCTCGACGAACTGCACGAGGGCAAGTTGGCCCGTGGCGTGTTGTCGGTGTCGGGTTGA
- a CDS encoding TetR family transcriptional regulator, which yields MNDTIRSGLTVAQDARRTRMLRECTALASEGGFDGVQMRDVAARAEVAIGTLYRYFPSKEYLLASVMESEVRALADHLENRPAVGVTAAERVLNVLGRANRALLARPDVSTAQIRALVSGNAELAEVVQSVTDAMRALIVTAMGAEPTPESIDMADTLFDVWLAALVGWISGMTEGDEVQRKLARTVRQLLGVS from the coding sequence GTGAACGACACGATCCGATCAGGCCTGACCGTCGCCCAGGACGCACGCCGAACGCGCATGCTGCGCGAGTGCACGGCGCTGGCGTCGGAGGGTGGGTTCGACGGCGTGCAGATGCGGGACGTGGCCGCTCGCGCCGAGGTGGCGATCGGCACGCTCTACAGGTACTTCCCATCAAAGGAGTACCTGCTGGCCTCGGTGATGGAGTCTGAGGTGCGCGCGCTGGCCGATCACCTGGAGAACCGGCCGGCCGTGGGCGTCACTGCGGCCGAGCGGGTGCTCAACGTGCTCGGCCGTGCCAATCGTGCCCTTCTGGCCCGGCCCGACGTGTCCACCGCCCAGATCCGTGCGCTGGTCTCTGGCAACGCCGAGCTGGCCGAGGTGGTGCAGAGCGTCACCGATGCCATGCGCGCCCTGATCGTGACCGCGATGGGCGCGGAGCCGACCCCCGAGTCGATCGATATGGCCGACACCCTCTTCGACGTCTGGCTGGCCGCGCTGGTGGGCTGGATCTCGGGGATGACCGAGGGCGACGAGGTGCAGCGAAAGTTGGCTCGCACCGTGAGGCAGCTGTTGGGCGTGTCATAA
- a CDS encoding Ca2+-dependent phosphoinositide-specific phospholipase C: MSHRKLVRHRVTAALAAAAIFIPLASTNVGASPSQDPSAPSTPPTQDDLKLNQLQFLGTHNSYHLPPDKGLYDFAKTVAPDGLNPNELLYEHAPLPDQFSNEGIRQIELDVSADPDGGRFANPAANILQGVPPYNADYTVWDPPELMEPGTKVLHIPDFDMRTTCVLLTQCLEQIKTWSKGHPGHFPIAVLMELKDEEISGDFPIDLVTPLPYTAERLNDLDAEIRSVFNDDEIFTPDDLRGDAATLPEVVTGSGWPDMAAMRGQTMFLMDNGGAIAERYKEGHPALEGRVMFTSGTPGQPDAAFVKLNDPFSDAQAITDAVEAGYVVRTRADTPISQAQSGDTAMQRAAFASGAQWVSTDYPVPGLTELLGTYGLPFADYVSPLPPNESPPGESSAALRSPLSFNAKAAGPDRVARCNPVSAPAFCYDVALTEPEPPAPPPTPTPPTESPSTPNGPSSNNGPSSNNGPAGTGNGPGASGPGSAGNGPGSAGNGPGGGGNGPGGGPGSGGRAPGVTPLAPSFTG, encoded by the coding sequence GTGTCGCATCGCAAGCTTGTACGCCACCGGGTAACGGCGGCGCTCGCCGCCGCTGCGATCTTCATTCCGTTGGCGTCCACCAACGTCGGCGCCTCCCCATCCCAAGACCCGTCCGCCCCTTCGACGCCGCCCACTCAGGACGATCTGAAGCTCAACCAGTTGCAGTTTCTGGGCACTCACAACAGCTACCACCTGCCCCCCGACAAAGGCCTGTACGACTTCGCCAAGACGGTGGCGCCCGACGGTCTGAACCCGAATGAACTGCTGTACGAACACGCGCCGCTTCCTGACCAGTTCTCAAACGAGGGCATCCGCCAGATCGAGCTTGACGTGTCGGCCGACCCCGACGGCGGCCGATTCGCCAATCCGGCAGCAAACATCCTCCAGGGGGTTCCGCCGTACAACGCCGACTACACCGTCTGGGATCCGCCCGAGCTGATGGAGCCCGGCACCAAGGTGCTGCACATTCCCGACTTCGATATGCGCACCACCTGCGTGCTCCTGACCCAGTGCCTCGAACAGATCAAGACCTGGTCCAAGGGTCACCCCGGTCACTTCCCAATCGCCGTGCTGATGGAACTGAAGGACGAAGAAATCTCGGGTGACTTCCCCATCGACCTGGTGACACCGCTCCCCTACACCGCCGAGCGCCTCAACGACCTGGACGCCGAGATTCGTTCGGTGTTCAACGACGACGAGATCTTCACCCCGGACGACCTGCGCGGTGACGCCGCCACGCTGCCCGAGGTGGTCACCGGTTCTGGCTGGCCCGACATGGCTGCCATGCGGGGTCAAACCATGTTCCTCATGGACAACGGCGGCGCCATCGCCGAGCGCTACAAGGAGGGTCATCCCGCGCTTGAAGGACGGGTGATGTTCACGTCCGGCACACCCGGCCAGCCCGATGCGGCGTTTGTGAAGCTCAACGACCCATTCAGCGACGCCCAGGCCATCACTGACGCAGTCGAGGCCGGTTACGTGGTTCGAACCCGGGCCGACACGCCGATCAGTCAGGCCCAGTCGGGCGACACGGCCATGCAGCGGGCGGCATTCGCCTCCGGCGCGCAATGGGTGTCCACCGACTATCCGGTGCCGGGCCTCACCGAACTGCTCGGCACGTACGGTCTGCCGTTCGCCGATTACGTGTCGCCGCTGCCGCCCAACGAGTCCCCGCCGGGTGAATCTTCCGCGGCACTTCGTTCGCCGCTCTCGTTCAACGCCAAGGCCGCTGGGCCCGACCGGGTCGCCCGCTGCAATCCGGTGAGCGCACCAGCGTTCTGTTACGACGTGGCGCTGACCGAGCCGGAGCCACCTGCGCCGCCCCCGACCCCCACTCCGCCCACGGAATCGCCGTCGACCCCCAACGGCCCGTCCAGCAACAACGGCCCGTCCAGCAACAACGGCCCCGCGGGTACAGGCAACGGCCCAGGCGCCAGCGGCCCGGGTAGCGCCGGCAACGGGCCCGGCAGCGCCGGCAATGGTCCGGGTGGTGGCGGCAACGGTCCGGGTGGTGGGCCGGGGTCCGGCGGACGCGCCCCTGGAGTCACCCCCCTGGCCCCTTCGTTCACCGGCTAA
- a CDS encoding DUF3097 family protein — protein MARRSRPESAPVPGDVLDPRNDVIAAGPPQRSVTPTDEVVHRATGARGTVEKWHRDWVVLRLRGGSTRRVNNLAGGFSMHGETFSLTGVSRTPTSTAVRRTASGSIAAPDSGAKVARASRLWVEGDHDARLIERVWGDDLRDAAIVVEPLGGIDDLDAAVARFGPGPQARLAVLVDHLVPGTKEWRLTENQRSGASPDVTVVGHPFVDVWQCVRPGAVGITSWPEVPKGEDWKTGICRRLGWGTPQDGWRRILASVDSFSDLDPTLVGAVESALDALIDLT, from the coding sequence ATGGCCCGTCGATCCCGCCCCGAATCCGCACCGGTACCCGGTGACGTGTTGGACCCGCGCAACGACGTCATCGCCGCGGGGCCACCGCAGCGGAGCGTGACGCCCACCGACGAGGTGGTGCATCGTGCTACAGGCGCGCGTGGCACGGTCGAGAAGTGGCACCGCGACTGGGTGGTGCTTCGGCTGCGCGGCGGAAGCACTCGGCGGGTGAACAATCTGGCGGGCGGGTTCTCGATGCACGGCGAAACCTTCTCGCTGACCGGGGTCTCCCGGACCCCAACGTCAACGGCGGTGCGGCGAACCGCCTCCGGGTCGATCGCTGCGCCGGACAGTGGGGCCAAGGTGGCCCGTGCGAGCCGTCTGTGGGTGGAGGGCGACCACGATGCCCGGCTGATCGAGCGCGTCTGGGGCGACGATCTGCGAGACGCCGCCATCGTGGTGGAGCCGCTGGGTGGAATCGATGATCTGGATGCGGCGGTCGCGCGCTTTGGGCCCGGCCCACAGGCCCGGTTGGCCGTCCTGGTGGACCATCTGGTGCCCGGAACGAAGGAGTGGCGTCTGACCGAGAACCAGCGCAGCGGCGCATCTCCTGACGTCACCGTCGTGGGGCATCCGTTCGTTGACGTGTGGCAGTGCGTACGACCGGGTGCGGTGGGCATCACGTCATGGCCCGAGGTGCCCAAGGGCGAGGACTGGAAGACCGGGATCTGTCGACGCCTGGGCTGGGGGACACCCCAGGACGGTTGGCGTCGTATCCTCGCCTCGGTGGACAGCTTCTCGGACCTTGATCCGACCCTGGTTGGCGCCGTGGAGTCGGCGCTCGACGCGTTGATCGACCTGACATGA
- a CDS encoding alpha/beta fold hydrolase has protein sequence MVEQLNGRSHGAGNTVSRAGGVDDDRPIDEAEEHNVLGLPWGERIELPGRGKTFFRRVEGPPGAPTVLLLHGWVASGGMNYFNAFDDLSKHFNIVAPDMRGHGRGIRSWRRFRLTDCADDAAALIEHLGCGPVIAVGYSMGGPVAQLLWKRHPELVSGLVLAATGSWLVPGLRQQIVLVGAVSAVAGPLRLTWGLPKSVRKRIPIAPSGSRPSTMQRWASEEMRRHDWRMVTEAGMAVATFDSRRWIRHCDVPTTVLVTTRDRAVSPLEQARTALLIPTAEFVRYDEGHLAPAMVSFGPKLTEACLHTAKRISAPSSADTTEPVDLRLVESD, from the coding sequence ATGGTTGAGCAGCTCAACGGCCGGTCCCACGGCGCAGGGAACACGGTGAGCCGGGCGGGAGGTGTCGACGATGATCGGCCGATCGACGAGGCCGAGGAGCACAACGTGCTTGGGTTGCCCTGGGGCGAGCGGATCGAGCTGCCCGGCCGGGGCAAGACGTTTTTCCGGCGGGTCGAGGGTCCGCCCGGGGCACCGACCGTTCTGTTGCTTCACGGCTGGGTCGCCAGCGGCGGCATGAACTACTTCAACGCCTTCGACGACCTGTCGAAACACTTCAACATCGTGGCCCCCGACATGCGGGGCCATGGCCGGGGCATTCGCTCGTGGCGCCGCTTCCGCCTGACCGACTGTGCCGACGATGCCGCCGCGCTGATCGAGCACCTGGGCTGCGGCCCGGTGATCGCCGTCGGGTACTCGATGGGCGGGCCGGTCGCGCAGCTACTGTGGAAGCGGCACCCCGAGCTGGTGTCAGGGCTGGTACTCGCCGCCACCGGCAGCTGGTTGGTGCCCGGCCTGCGTCAGCAGATCGTACTGGTCGGAGCCGTCTCGGCGGTCGCCGGGCCGCTGCGCCTCACCTGGGGGCTGCCCAAGTCGGTGCGAAAGCGGATCCCGATCGCCCCGAGCGGGTCGAGGCCCTCCACGATGCAACGGTGGGCCTCCGAGGAGATGCGACGCCATGACTGGCGCATGGTCACCGAGGCGGGCATGGCGGTCGCCACCTTCGACTCCCGGCGCTGGATCAGGCACTGCGACGTGCCGACCACCGTGCTGGTCACGACGCGCGACCGCGCCGTGTCCCCCCTCGAGCAGGCCCGCACCGCGCTGCTGATCCCCACCGCCGAGTTTGTGCGCTACGACGAGGGGCACCTGGCCCCGGCCATGGTGAGCTTCGGCCCCAAGCTCACCGAGGCGTGCCTCCACACGGCCAAACGAATCAGCGCCCCATCGTCGGCTGACACCACCGAGCCGGTCGATCTTCGGTTGGTCGAGTCGGACTGA
- a CDS encoding cyclase family protein, whose product MAFSEELRELAQRISNWGRWGDDDQRGTGNLLTPEAARRGAESVVDGTAIPLALPLLGEGKGVQIGQPAGRLNAVLTFTTMNERDPMAPGIWTGCDDQLTMSTSAGTHMDALSHVAYDGLLYNGRSTDTIGAASGATWCGAEQLRPISTRAILVDVPRTLEIEFMDPGQPVTGAVLDAAMERARVTPEPGDVLLVRTGDVRHYLNGDRRRYAVGKDWKLPGIGVSCVDWFASHDVAGVFTDTYSHEVFPPETGNWDDLLAVHLLCLRDLGLMQGQNWNLEELADHCDAHPDRPATAQLTAVPEPLVGATSTPVAPVALR is encoded by the coding sequence ATGGCGTTCTCCGAGGAGCTGCGCGAACTGGCCCAGAGGATCTCCAACTGGGGTCGTTGGGGCGATGACGACCAGAGGGGAACCGGCAACCTGTTGACACCCGAAGCGGCCCGGCGAGGCGCCGAGAGCGTGGTGGACGGCACGGCAATCCCGCTGGCGCTGCCCCTGTTGGGTGAGGGCAAAGGTGTGCAGATCGGCCAACCGGCAGGGCGTCTGAACGCCGTGCTGACGTTCACGACGATGAACGAACGAGACCCGATGGCACCCGGCATCTGGACCGGATGCGACGATCAGCTGACCATGTCGACCTCGGCCGGAACCCACATGGACGCACTGTCGCACGTGGCCTACGACGGGCTGCTCTACAACGGCCGGTCGACCGACACGATCGGCGCCGCCTCCGGTGCTACCTGGTGTGGCGCCGAGCAACTGCGACCGATCAGCACCCGGGCGATTCTCGTCGATGTGCCCCGCACCTTGGAGATCGAGTTCATGGATCCGGGGCAGCCGGTCACCGGCGCCGTGCTCGATGCCGCCATGGAGCGAGCTCGTGTCACCCCCGAGCCCGGCGACGTGTTGCTGGTGCGCACCGGTGATGTGCGCCACTATCTGAACGGCGACCGTCGCCGGTATGCCGTGGGCAAGGACTGGAAGCTGCCGGGTATCGGGGTGAGCTGCGTGGACTGGTTTGCGTCCCACGACGTGGCCGGGGTGTTCACCGACACCTACAGCCACGAGGTGTTTCCCCCAGAGACCGGTAACTGGGACGATCTGCTGGCCGTCCACCTGCTGTGCCTGCGCGACCTCGGGCTGATGCAGGGACAAAACTGGAACCTTGAGGAACTTGCCGACCACTGCGATGCGCATCCCGATCGCCCGGCGACCGCCCAGCTGACCGCCGTGCCCGAGCCGTTGGTGGGTGCCACCTCCACCCCGGTTGCGCCGGTGGCCCTCAGGTAG
- a CDS encoding SDR family NAD(P)-dependent oxidoreductase translates to MSRLLEGKVAVVTGAGQGIGRGHALELAKHGAKVLVNDLGSSVHGEGTGRAADDTVALIVERGGEAAANYANVADYAAAGEMVAQAVDTFGQLDILVNNAGIVRDSAIWNMDEADFDSVIAVHLKGAWAPSKHAAVHWRERNKANGAPVGGRIINTTSGAGLVGNFGQTNYATAKAGIAGMTQTLSLELAKMGVTVNCVGPAAATRITATMPGAPAVIEANDVDEGEWNPMDPSVSSPLVVWLASDEAAHVNGQVIRAVAENIIWMKGWADGPTLNNKGRRWDASKLGAQLGIDIFGTRAPGLRY, encoded by the coding sequence ATGAGCAGGTTGTTGGAAGGCAAAGTGGCAGTGGTGACGGGGGCCGGCCAGGGCATCGGCCGCGGCCATGCGTTGGAGTTGGCCAAGCACGGCGCCAAAGTGCTGGTCAACGACCTGGGCAGTTCGGTGCACGGCGAAGGCACCGGCCGGGCGGCCGACGACACGGTGGCGTTGATCGTCGAGCGTGGCGGTGAGGCCGCCGCCAACTATGCCAACGTGGCCGACTACGCCGCTGCCGGCGAGATGGTTGCCCAGGCGGTTGACACCTTCGGGCAGCTCGACATCCTGGTGAACAACGCAGGCATCGTGCGGGACAGTGCCATCTGGAACATGGATGAGGCCGACTTCGACTCGGTGATCGCCGTGCACCTCAAGGGTGCGTGGGCTCCGTCCAAGCACGCCGCCGTCCACTGGCGGGAGCGCAACAAGGCCAACGGTGCCCCGGTGGGCGGCCGCATCATCAACACCACGTCGGGTGCGGGCCTGGTGGGCAACTTTGGCCAAACCAACTACGCCACCGCCAAGGCGGGCATCGCAGGCATGACCCAGACCCTCAGCCTGGAACTGGCCAAGATGGGCGTCACCGTCAACTGCGTGGGTCCGGCGGCAGCCACCCGCATCACCGCCACCATGCCCGGCGCACCCGCCGTCATCGAGGCCAACGACGTTGACGAGGGCGAGTGGAACCCGATGGATCCGTCGGTGTCGTCACCGCTGGTGGTCTGGCTGGCCTCTGACGAGGCGGCCCATGTCAACGGGCAGGTGATCAGGGCCGTGGCCGAGAACATCATCTGGATGAAGGGCTGGGCCGACGGACCGACGCTGAACAACAAGGGCAGGCGTTGGGACGCCTCCAAGTTGGGCGCCCAACTTGGTATCGACATCTTTGGCACGCGGGCCCCGGGCCTGCGTTACTGA
- the coaA gene encoding type I pantothenate kinase — translation MNAPSRYRSFDRNTWAGLRAATPLTLSEADVADLRGINDRLDLHEVEEVYLPLSRLLSLRVSASQELFRATDTFLGSPAVKVPYLLGVAGSVAVGKSTTARVLAALLSRWPLHPNVALITTDNFLHPNAVLAERGLMDRKGFPESYDRAALIDLLSRLKSGDTQVTTPTYSHVSYDIVPDEVQAIHDPDIVIVEGLNVLQAPMVERGTPVVFVSDFFDSSLYVDAPEELVEQWYVERFFKLRETVFQTSDSYFTTYATLDDADAEATARRIWRTVNGANLAENILPTRERADVILEKGPAHRVERVRLRRL, via the coding sequence GTGAACGCTCCGTCCCGCTATCGCAGCTTCGACCGCAACACCTGGGCGGGGTTGCGTGCCGCCACCCCGCTGACCCTGAGCGAGGCTGACGTTGCGGATCTGCGCGGCATCAACGATCGGCTCGACCTGCACGAGGTGGAGGAGGTATATCTGCCGCTGTCGAGGCTGCTGAGCCTGAGGGTCAGCGCCTCGCAGGAGCTTTTTCGTGCAACCGACACCTTTCTGGGTTCGCCGGCGGTCAAGGTGCCCTACCTTTTGGGCGTCGCCGGCTCGGTGGCGGTCGGCAAGTCGACGACGGCCCGTGTGCTGGCGGCCCTACTCAGCCGGTGGCCGCTCCACCCCAACGTGGCGCTGATCACCACCGACAACTTTCTGCACCCCAACGCCGTGCTGGCCGAGCGCGGTCTTATGGACCGCAAGGGCTTTCCGGAGAGTTACGATCGAGCGGCGCTCATCGACTTGCTCAGCCGCCTGAAGAGTGGCGATACCCAGGTCACCACACCCACCTACAGCCACGTCAGCTACGACATCGTGCCGGATGAGGTGCAAGCGATCCACGATCCGGACATCGTGATTGTTGAGGGGCTGAACGTTTTGCAGGCCCCCATGGTTGAGCGGGGGACCCCGGTGGTGTTCGTCTCGGACTTCTTCGACTCGTCGCTCTACGTCGACGCGCCGGAGGAGTTGGTGGAGCAGTGGTACGTCGAACGGTTCTTCAAGCTGCGCGAGACCGTGTTCCAGACCTCGGACAGCTACTTCACCACCTACGCCACGCTTGACGATGCCGACGCCGAGGCGACTGCCCGGCGGATCTGGCGCACCGTCAACGGTGCCAACCTGGCCGAAAACATTCTGCCCACCAGGGAGCGCGCCGACGTGATTTTGGAGAAGGGGCCTGCCCACCGCGTCGAACGGGTCCGCCTCCGGCGGCTGTGA
- a CDS encoding Hsp20/alpha crystallin family protein encodes MTTTSSNPASSTQTPIGTRAENVAKHDDVIASTKASEHSLERSPQDVAVNTYRTDGAYVIVAPVPGVSPEDVNVELRDGTVRFWTHVRSEPTRTYDLHEWHYGGYERTVDVPNGFGASVSASLGHGQLAIRVTTGEFGGEAVVVATAGAPSND; translated from the coding sequence ATGACCACCACCTCGTCCAACCCGGCATCCTCCACACAGACCCCAATCGGAACGCGGGCCGAGAACGTCGCCAAGCACGACGACGTCATCGCCTCCACCAAAGCGTCCGAGCACAGCCTCGAGCGCTCGCCGCAGGACGTGGCGGTGAACACCTACCGAACCGACGGCGCCTACGTGATCGTGGCGCCTGTGCCCGGGGTCAGCCCTGAGGACGTCAACGTCGAGCTTCGGGACGGCACGGTGCGATTCTGGACTCACGTGCGTTCCGAACCCACCCGCACCTACGACCTGCACGAATGGCACTATGGCGGCTACGAGCGCACCGTCGACGTACCCAACGGGTTCGGTGCGTCGGTGTCCGCCAGCCTCGGCCACGGGCAACTGGCCATCCGTGTGACCACCGGTGAGTTCGGGGGCGAGGCCGTCGTCGTCGCCACGGCCGGCGCACCCTCCAACGACTAG
- a CDS encoding amidohydrolase family protein → MGMPSDLGIIDTMVGFPSPDRSQVYKFIQPHLRDEESKSFTMPAAYMFKDIPPEIDPEADPVAVVLMNMDAHGVERAMVNVAKDDREAPRRALRDFPDRFIPCAELDPNGGMDTVRLLERLVTEFGVRAVTTTPFAYRVAINDARYYPLYAKCVELDLPIFVTAGVPGPRVPMADQKVELIDEVCWFFPELKFVMRHGAEPWEALAVKLMIKWPNLYYSTSAFAPKYYPQAIIDYANSRGGEKIIYAGYFPAGLTYERIFSELPNVGFNDDVWPRFLRTNAERILGLNA, encoded by the coding sequence ATGGGTATGCCATCGGATCTTGGAATCATCGACACCATGGTCGGGTTTCCGTCCCCAGACCGTAGCCAGGTGTACAAGTTCATACAGCCTCATCTGCGAGATGAGGAGTCGAAGAGCTTCACGATGCCGGCCGCGTACATGTTCAAGGACATCCCCCCGGAGATCGATCCCGAGGCCGACCCGGTGGCGGTGGTGCTGATGAACATGGATGCCCACGGCGTCGAGCGCGCCATGGTGAACGTCGCCAAGGACGACCGCGAGGCACCCCGCCGGGCACTGCGTGACTTTCCCGACCGGTTCATCCCCTGCGCCGAGTTGGACCCCAACGGCGGCATGGACACCGTCCGCCTGTTGGAGCGACTCGTCACCGAGTTCGGCGTGCGTGCGGTGACCACCACCCCGTTCGCCTACCGGGTGGCCATCAACGATGCCCGCTACTACCCGCTGTACGCCAAGTGCGTCGAGTTGGACCTGCCCATCTTCGTCACCGCCGGCGTGCCCGGCCCGCGGGTGCCGATGGCCGACCAGAAGGTTGAGCTGATCGACGAGGTGTGCTGGTTCTTTCCCGAGCTGAAGTTTGTGATGCGCCATGGTGCCGAGCCCTGGGAGGCGCTGGCGGTCAAGCTGATGATCAAGTGGCCCAACCTGTATTACTCCACCTCGGCCTTCGCCCCGAAGTACTACCCGCAGGCCATTATCGACTACGCCAACAGCCGGGGCGGCGAAAAGATCATCTACGCCGGATACTTCCCCGCCGGGCTGACCTACGAGCGCATCTTCTCCGAGCTGCCCAACGTGGGGTTCAACGACGACGTGTGGCCCAGGTTTCTGCGCACCAACGCCGAGCGGATTTTGGGCCTGAACGCGTGA